In Gammaproteobacteria bacterium, the DNA window GGTGCCGCGCCGCGCGCCCGCCAGGTAGGCGGTCACGGCCTGATGGACCAGCGCTGCGTTAAAATCCTGACCGAAAGTGCGATCAGAGACCTCTACTTTACTGTTGTCGGCGTTACTGTTGTCGGCGCTTCTGAGTTGCATGATTTATTGCGTTTGTTGTATCGCTATTGATCTGGCGTCTGCGCGCCTGCATGGCGGGTTTTGGCCTTAATCGCCGGACGCACGATCACGTTGCCACCGGTGGAGCCGGGGATGGCGCCCTTGATCAACAGAAGATTGCGATCCTGATCGACTCTCACGACCTCCAGATTCTGGGTCACGCGCCGCACGACGCCCATGTGGCCAGCCATCTTCTTGCCCTTGGGGACGCGCCCCGGTGTCTGGCGCTGACCGATCGAGCCGGGCGCCCGGTGCGCCAGCGAGTTACCGTGAGTCGCGTCCTGCATATGGAAGTTATAGCGCTTGATTGTGCCGGCGAATCCCTTGCCTTTCGTGATTCCGGTTACATCGACTATCTGGCCGGCTTCGAACATGTCGGCTTTCA includes these proteins:
- the rplC gene encoding 50S ribosomal protein L3 translates to MTIGLIGKKIGMTRLFTDQGSTVPVSVIHVEANRVAQIKTLEADGYRAVQVSCGTRRPSRVTKSLAGHYAKAGIEAGRGLWEFRLNEGEGDAVAAGNELKADMFEAGQIVDVTGITKGKGFAGTIKRYNFHMQDATHGNSLAHRAPGSIGQRQTPGRVPKGKKMAGHMGVVRRVTQNLEVVRVDQDRNLLLIKGAIPGSTGGNVIVRPAIKAKTRHAGAQTPDQ